In Arcobacter sp. CECT 8983, the DNA window TTTGGTATAGATGAAGATGAGCTTTTAAAAATTGCAGCATATGCAGAGAGTTTTTCAACTCATCCAATTGCAAAATCAATAGTTTCTTCATATGGCAAAGAGATTGATTCAAAAGCAATAGGATTGCATGAAGAATTAAGTGGTTTAGGAATAAAAGCACAAATTGATTCAAAAGAAGTTTTAATTGGTAATGATAGATTATTAGAAAAATTTGGCATAAAAGTAGATAAAAATATAGAAGAAGAATTAAATGTAGTATTTATTTCTATTGATTCAAATTTTGCTGGATATATTGTAGTAAGTGATATTATAAAAGTAGAAGCAAAAGAGGTAATAGCAGAACTTAAAAACTTAGGCATTGAAAAAACATATATGCTTACAGGAGATAAAAAAGATGTTGCACTTAATGTTGCAAATCTTTTAGGAATAGATGAAGTTAAATATGAACTTCTTCCTCAAGATAAATTATCAAATTTTGAAGCTATAAAAAAAGATACAAACAAAGCAACCGCTTTTGTGGGAGATGGAATAAATGATGCTCCAACACTAGCAAATTCAGATGTAGGTTTTGCTATGGGTGGAGTTGGTAGTGATATTGCTGTTAAATCTGCTGATGTTGTAATTTTAAATGATAATATTAAATCAATAAGTGATGCAATTAAAATTGCTAAAAAAACAAAATTGATTGTATATCAAAATATTGTATTTATTATGGCTATTAAAGTTGCTTTCTTAGCTCTTGGTGCTGGAGCAATGATTAGTATGAAAGAAGCTATATTTGCAGATGTTGGAGTTGCATTATTGGCAATCTTTAACTCAATGAGAATACTAAGAACTATAAAAGATAAACCAAAAGAATCTGTATGTGAAGATAACTCTTGTAGTGATAATAGTTGTTCAAGTGAAGAAAAGTTTAAAGAGAAAAAAGAAGTTAAAACAAATTGTTGTAGTGGAAGTTCTTGTTGTTCTTAATATACAATAGTAATATTAATTATAAAAAAAATATTTAGTTTTGTAACATTAGCTCAAATAAATATTTAATCTAATAAGATAGTTCAAAAGGAGTTGACATGAAAACAAAATTAGTTCTTAGTATTCTTTTCTTATTTGCATCTTTATCATTAAATGCATATGAGTTAAATGGTGATTTAAAAGTAGGTTGGATAGGATATAAAACAGACAAAAAAGTTGGTGTATCTGGTACATTTAAAGACGTAGAGTTAAAAACTACAAAAAGTGATGATTTTGTGAAGTTTTTAAAAAGTGCAAAAGTAAAAATTAATACTTCAAGCTTAGATTCAGGTTTAGAAGTAAGAAATAAAAGTATGGTAAGTACACTTTTTTCTTTAAAAAGTTCAGAAAAAATTTTAGCTTCAATATCTAGTGTTGATGAAAAAATGAGTAAGTTAACACTTAATTTAACAATGAATGAAGTAACAAAAAATATTCCTATGGAATATAGTGTAAAAGATAATAAAGTAGCAGCAAGTGGAGTCATTGATATCTTAGATTATAGTATGAGTGAATCTTTTGCAAAATTTGCAAAAGAGTGTTTTGATTTACATAAAGGGAAAACTTTTTCAGAAGTAACTATCTCTTTTGAATTACCTTTTAAAAAATAGTAAATAACTATAACAAGCAGTATCTTTTCTGCTTGTTATATCTTCCAAATTTCCTCTAGACTTTTTACTTTCTATTAAGAACAAGCAAACTTTTTTAGTTTTATAACTTCCATATCTAATATACAACAAAATTTATAAACATAAGAACATATCAGTACTAATAATAATTATCAAAATTAAGTATCTGTTAAGTAAAATTTGCTACTATTCTGCCTTTGCAAAAAGTTTACAAGAAATAAATACAAGGAAAAATATGCACAAAAAAGTTTTTTCGATATTAGCAGCATCTTTTATATTGGCTCCTAATATAATGCTTTCAGCTGGAACAAAAACTGATAATGTTTCTTTATCTGATGTAACAATTGTAAGTGATTCAGATGAGAATAAACAGTCTTACTACAAAACAGAAGCTACTTCTGTTACTCGAACAAATACTCCCCTTTTAGAAACATCACAATCTGTTCAAATAGTTACAGATGATATCTTAAATGATATGGGGATGGTAAGTCTTGATAATACATTAGACTATGTTAGTGGGATTTCAAGACAAAATAATTTTGGGGGAGTATGGGATAACTTTTCTATTAGAGGTTTTTCAGGGCATGAAAATACAGGAATAAGTATGCTAAAAAATGGTTTTGCTGATAATAGAGGATATAATGCTCCTCGTGATGCAGCAAATATTGAAAGTATTGAGGTTTTAAAAGGACCT includes these proteins:
- a CDS encoding YceI family protein, whose product is MKTKLVLSILFLFASLSLNAYELNGDLKVGWIGYKTDKKVGVSGTFKDVELKTTKSDDFVKFLKSAKVKINTSSLDSGLEVRNKSMVSTLFSLKSSEKILASISSVDEKMSKLTLNLTMNEVTKNIPMEYSVKDNKVAASGVIDILDYSMSESFAKFAKECFDLHKGKTFSEVTISFELPFKK